The nucleotide sequence agcgaaaagttcgggggtcagccaccccctcccgcccccacaaAGCTTCGCCATTAACCACAAAGACTATCCgagtatttttctcaaaaaattaTGATATTCTATTCTATTTTATTACATAAAAAAGAAAAGATTTTTACTATTATATCTCGATATCTTGAGACACATGAATGTCTAAACATATATGAATGATGTTTAGTGTCTTGAATTATTATTACTTTACTATTTTCAACATATATAAACCACATGACAGGGAATAGTATCATCTTGCTATTGGTTCAAATGGGTTGTCGCCTCTCCCTCATTAAACTAACCAGTTCATTATTTTATacacactttaaaattacgtttttaccctGCAATAGTGTTTCTCTGCCATTGGTTCAAATGGGCGGCGAGCAAtacccattggaccaaccagtttattattttatagccactttaaaattacgttttgcCCCCCCCCCTCCCCAGTTAAAAGATAGGGTTTTGCCTtaatttcaaaatacatttaccCTTTTCCTCCGAgctaaaaatacgatttcgccctcggtaaaaaaattacgcttttaccctcagcCAAGATTACATtttcgccccagttcaaaataaagtttTATTTTTCCCCCCGGCTCAAAATTATGAatttacaccagtttattatttatacctactttaaaattacggttttacccacagtttaaaattacgtattTCCCCCCAGTTCAAATTAaatttatgcttttgcccccagctaaaatttacgaatttcccctcggtttaaaattatgatattaccctcaattcaaaattacgtttttgcccccagtgcaaaataaaaatatggttttccctaactaaaaattaggattttacccttggaaaaaaattgatttttcccccaagtaaaaataaaaatatgactttgcccTCAGCTAAAAATCGTGTCAAAGAGCTGCCCaacactctttttactttttatttctagcaaaactatagtactgtttttttgataggttgagaattattcggttatcgccccgcaacgcgggcgcgCGCCTAGCATTTACCTATTGCCCTAGAGAATTACGTTTTTGTCCCCATTTAAAAATTACGTCTTTGCCATTAGTAGTGTTAGACAGCTGTTAGACACTTTTTcattggtcctgacaaattacGATTATGCCCTCATTTTAAAATAACAGTTTTGCCAAcgttgaagtttttttttttaaattatggtAGTGTTTAGTTGTAATTAGTTTTATTCGTACTAAACAGCTGTCTGACACCCGCTcattggtcctgacaaattacaattttgccacaGTTCAAAGTTACAATCTTGCTATCGTTTCATTTTTTGGTAAAATTGTgatagttttttattttatttgattggcttaatataatttttattagaATCATTTTATGATTAGTATGCAGAAGTAACTACACATATAAAACTAAGAAATATTCAGGTTATCGCTATAAACTAAGCATAAGGGTgttaggagtggttaaacactttagagtggcaaaccaaaaaaacgaccaatcagagcgcgccatgtcaatcagtcaaaagtgtttaaactttgctgaaaagtgttggcaatggtttaaacacttgctgaagtggtaaactttttttattatttttttgtgcactagtttatttaatatttaagtTAATAAATGTAGAATAaaaacattaaattaaaaaacaataaactttcataaattaaattaaaaacatcaaaattacactaaattaaaaaacaataaaattacattaacttGAAATAAATTAAACTAGTCTTCGTCGGAATCGACCAAAAGGTGGGGTAAATCTTGACTTGCGAGATGATCTAtgagatcgtgttttagtctccaatgcgtgtCTTTATCCATCAACTCACCCAACACCGTATCGTCTAGAGCGGGCTCGACCGGAGGATCCCGAATGTGCACCGGTGCTATCGCCTTTCCTTcatctttcaaaatcatgttgtgtaaaataatacACGTGTACACGACACTCCTAATTTTTTTAACGGATCTTGCTCGCATCGGTCGACTCAATACACCCCATTTCGCcttcaaaacaccaaaagcccgttcgaCGTCTTTTTTTGCCGCCTCATGTTGCCTCTTGAATTTCTTTTGGTCTACTTCGTGAGGGTAAGGGatcgacttcacaaacacggaccacgaAGGGTAGATTCCATCCACGAGCAAATAACCACATTCGACGTCTTTTCTTGCTGCCTCATGTTGCCTCTTGAATAGCCGATGTCACCTTTTGCAACGGCGTAAACCCCTTCCTACCTCGCGCATCGGGGGCCTCTTCAAACCACGGGTCGTTCTCTACCACGTCGACCACAACTTTTAGAAACAAACGTTTCGACATACGGAACctatgtcgaaagatatcttcgtTGTACTTCGGGTCTTCGACAAAATAATCcgccatgagtgtctcatgccCCTCGTCACGTTGACTATCAATATATCTCCTTCGGTTAGACGTGCCCGTGTCTTGAAGTTCGGCTTCTTCGataagattttgaaaaaaaagaatGCTACTATCGGATGAATCGTCGCTACTCATGGGTGGGAACCATAACGGGAGTTAATCCGCCATTTTGTTTTGTAGATGTTTGGGAAGGATTTGTGGTGTTTTTTGATTTGGTTGGATATAAATTTGAAGATGGTTTGGTATGTTATATATAGtttaatttttaaaagaaaaaatatatttttttttattttaaacggtaatattaccgttgAAACTCGCCCCCAATGTCAAAATTCCCCTTTCCCGCGTCGGCATGCCCTCCCCGCACCACACTCTTCACCGTCTCGGCAAAGGGTTGTCAGTGGTGTTTGCCGCGTGGAAAAAAAACCCTTTGCGGCTACCACTCGTAACACCCTAAACTAGTATATCTTTAATTGTGGAGGAAATAAATACAAAGTTGATAGGGTCACAAGCCTCCAATCTAGAAGTAAGAGAGCCGCTGATATTTTGAAAGTAAGGACAAATAAATATCTAAGGCAGAAAAATATCTGATAACCGACATGGCTCTAAGATGACGTGGCTCCATACCACGTGTAAAAGCATCTGACAGCTGGTACTTTTTATTCCCCTTATACGCACTTTTTCTCCACAAAATATCCAATCCAAATTCTCTATGAAACAAGATCTTTATTTGTGATATAGAAGATAacgttttttctttttcattcttCTTCTGCAACAGTAACGGTGACGGTAACGGTAACGGAGACGGCAGAGATGACCGGTAACGATGTGTTGGTCAATGATTTTGTGGAGCAGGAGGAGAGTTCAATTAGGGTACTTTAATTCCTCTCTGTTTAAagtatttgtttatttttatatgaTGTTAGATTTGTGTTATGAtctgtttgttttgttttgatttaacGGTGATTTAAGGTGTgcttttagggtttttttttttaatgtgtaTCGCTATTTTGTATTGAATTATGAGTTATTATTTGGTATTTTGTTAGGTTTTTGAATCGGAGTGTTATATTATGCAAATTTACATCTCTTCTTACGGTGTGTTTGAATAATATATTTCCATGGTTTGTATTGAATTTGGAGCGTAATCGGTTTTAAATTAATTTCGAATCTCAAATTTGGAGGTTTTTTAACAGTTGTGTTGTTATTTTCTCTAGTGATTTATGTTGTTAGGCAAAGTGTTTTGTGTTGATGTATGACAAGTTTGTGGTATTTTGGGTTAAAAGCACACTAACTTTTTAGGTTTCGTTTATGgtaaataatagtttttatattCTTCTAAAAAGAGGATTTGTGACACCTTAGGCAAATCCTACACATTGTCCGACTCGTTTTAGGCGCATTGGCCGTGGATAGAGAATGACTGACTCTTAAGATAAGTGTGTGGAAGTAATTTAAGGATAGGAAGTCTCTGCTCAGACAAATAAAAAACAAATCCGTGAGCTTCTTGTGGACAATATTGATTGGTATGAGCGGCCGGATGTTACAGGTTTACTTATCAAGTATAGTAGTTGTTTACATGATGGATAAAAGGTTATTTGCACTTGACAATCCTTAAGGTCACATAGTACAATATTAGTGGAACCACCAGTTACAATCTTATGCATATATAATTTGTTATTGAGTTTATTACCATTTTTTTAACCTGTTGTTTTCTCATACGAGGTGCTAACTATAATTTACTGTATCAGGACTTGCGTAAAGATGAATCATCAAAGTGGACCAACGAGAAACACAGTTTATATCTGAAGTCGATAGAAGCATTATTCGTCGACCAGCTGTATAACTCTTTGGATATGCAAACATACTCCTCTGATGAAATCTCCACCGGGAAAAACCAACCCGACACTTGTATTGCTTCAGGCCAGGTTTATAATCTGATGAAACCTATCTACACACTGCATCGAAAGctttttttgtttgtttctaaCGTTCGGATACAACTTATTTGCCAGTTTAAGGTTCTTCAGCGCGGCTGTTGGTCGAAGAAATGCTTCAAGAGAGAACAATCACATCTGAAAGATGCAGATAGGCCCCAAGTTTCTCCAAGCAATCATTGGATCCAGCATTTCACAAATGGGTCCCTCAAAAGACAAACTTCAACTTCAATGCAAGATTTTGTAACCGACTCTCGGTTGCATCAAGAGACTGGTTGTAGCAATACAGGTACTTTTAAGCTACTTACATTTTGTAAACTAGTATGTTTAATATAGTCTGTATTAACATTCCATCATTGCAGAGGGGACAGATCAAAATTTTGTTGAAGACGCAATGTCCAGCCGAAAAAGGGTGAGAACTTCAAAAATCGCTCACTCAACCAAAGATCAGGTAATTTGCAATGCCGATTTATATGAAGGTTTGTACTTTTATGTTTATTGAACTCATATTGTTTTTTGGTAGCTTATTTAGAATCTGTTTACATTCAGGTTGTTCCCCGTTGCACTTTGGATGCAACAACTAAAATCGCGGATAGTTATGTTTGTTCAAAAAAGAAGACAAAATGAGGTGTTCCAGGATCCAGATGACCATTTATATGTTCTTAACCTGGCTGGGGTTATGAAGTGTTAACCCATGTTACTCTCTTAAAAGATTTTGTAGTGAAGAAATTGGATGTGATTTCCAGTGTGTGATGATGGTGCTGAAAACACATAGTAAAGAATTAAAGGTGTAGATTATATGATAATGAGAAGGTGAATAAAAACTTTATGCTCGGACTAGGAAAATCAAGATATAGATAGGTTGATTATCGATTGGTTCGCTCTTTTTTTTGTTGTGGTCAGTTGGTAGCACTGGTGTCCACTCTTGTTGGTAGTTCATTCGTTCATTAGTTTGTTGTTAAATTGATATCTATGTTACTCCAGCTTTGTTAGTTCATTAAAGGATTCAAAAAATTGCAACGTGTTTGGTTATTAGCTAGTATAGAAGGGTATGTGTGTGAGTTTGATTGCCCAAGATAAAGGTTTTGGTAATTAGAACATCTATAAAAAATGGTAACTTCAATTATCAGAATAAAATTTGAACAGTTACATACATGAGTAATTATTATCTTTCTATACAGTTTGCTGTTAAAAAAATGTTAAGCAATGAAGAAATGTATGCATATATTAGTTACATTGTTGGGAAATATTTTTAGTTAGTTGCAACTTCTAATAAAACTGAATAATTACATGAGTAATTATTTTGTGGTGCTTATGTGACGATTATGGACGCCTAGGTGGACGCATGGCTCTATGGAGGACCTGTTCGGTTTAGAGTTTGGATTTTCGAACTCAAGTGGATGGAAAATGGTGGACCCATGGCTCTATGGAGGACCTGTTCGGTTTAGAGTTTGGATTTTCGAACTCAAGCGGATGGAAAATGGTGGACCCATGcgatatatatataatatttatattctAAAAAGTGTAGGAAGCCACCAGAAAGATATCATGTGTCGAAGGAAACAAAAAATGTGGATGACAACAAGTGGAAAAAATAATCTAGATAATACAATGTGTATTTTCTATGACACGATCTTATAATTTATTTTCCTACATTTTTTAGAATAAAAATCAATGCTCTAACCTTATCTTTCTAACCCATAGAAATGTGTATCATTACCGTTACGGAACCATCAtatttgtttttttgttggtagtttcaataaattttttttttgttggtaatTTCAAGTAGCACcagcccatggctttatagcctagtgacatTTTGGGGGTGAGATAAGACTTTAGGACCAAttggtcctgggttcgattcccacaaggggggttttctcatatttattgggtttcctcctgaattggtgtataggcattatgtctagtaaagatggatatgatcaagtggttccgctggtgacacgatgatactctagtggtccgtcagtcagtgatccaaatttgccgttcaaaaaaaaaaaattcaagtaGCACCAAAAATCAATGAAAATGTATGCCGTATATTAAACTAGTAAATTAGACGGAGAACCTGTTTTCATTCCCTAACATTCTCTACTAACCGATCAAAACACATACGAATCCCCCTTGGTGAATTCATTCTCCATGCCTTCATTTTCTGGACATGAATTCCATCAGATTTTGAAGGTAATCTTCAATTTCTTTATTTTCATTTTGCTATTCAATTGGTTTCATTGGCGGAGGAAATTTGAATCTGGAACTGTCATTTGTGTTCATAAAGTTGTTGAAATTATTTGGTAAAACGTGATATTATATGCTTTCCGGGCCTAAAGCAGATTTCAAAATCAGGGTCATTTTTTTCAAGTTCTGACATATGGAAATATGATGACACATATTTTGTATATTGCTCTTCTTGTCAAAACTAAATATTAAAAGAAGTTAAACCCTAAATCACCTATTCAAATCTAATTCGCGGtacgaaaaaaaaaaacacagatATATCGCGTAGATTATTTATTTCAACACTTTCTAATACCTTGGTATATAATCAAGAAAATTGAGGGGTCCATAAGTGTGGACCGCTTATTTTTTTTTATACAGTCTAGTCACCCCTGTATATATGCATCTTTGTATGCATGTTGTATGTATGGATTttgaatattttatattttttttctcttgcATAGTTAACCAATAACCATATATTGTATCCCAAAACAGTTAAGGTAGGTTAAAAATGAGTCTTGGTAAAAGTTAGACCTTTTCTAGTTGGAAGAAACAGTTGGTAAAATCCAATTGCTATTAGCAACACCTGTTCTAAATACGAATTGGAAGATTGCTTCTGCATACAAATTACAAACCATTTTTTGTGCTTGCAATGGTTTTTGTTATCGACTGCCTTTCTTGTTCTCGATTTACCCCTACGAGGATCTGACAGTTTCTATTTATTTACACTTTCAGTGTTGATATTTGCTCCAATGCCGTCGTTAGCGTCAAGTTCAAGAGCCGTCAGGCAGTTGTTTACGTTCAAGAATGGCGGTAGACAGCTAATCAAATGTCCAAGAAACAAACCTAAACCGGCAAGTTATGTTCAGAATCGGTTCTTTAGAAGCATTGCACATGTTGAACCTTGTTCCCCTTCATTTCAACCAGTTGCTGGTAGTCACGAGGTCGATTCCGTGTGTTTGCAAAATACACATTTAAGTAGTTTTGTTCAAAGGAGAGGCTTTCTCGGTTGTGGTGATGGAGATCAAGGGAGTACAGGCGTATCGAAAGTTCACGAGGAGAAGCATATTTTGGGGTAATAATAACTTAATAACTGTTCTCTATTAACGTTAGATTGTTGCTATTATTATCTGCACGATTATAACGGTTCTGTTTTTTAGGTATTCCCCAGAACAGATGTATGCAGTGGTTGCCGCTGTTGACATGTATCAGGATTTTCTTCCTTGGTGTAGACGATCAGATATTGTTAAACGTCATGGCGATGGTTCTTTTGATGCTGAGCTGGAAATCGGTTTTAAATTTCTTGTTGAAAGCTATGTATCTCATGTTAAATTGATCAAACCCAAATCAATAAAGGTAACATATTTCCATTATTCttattttcttttttaagtttgtaaGATGTTTCTGAATTCTTGTTCCGTTTTTTCAGACAACTTCATCACAAAGTAACCTTTTCGACCATTTAATAAACATCTGGGAGTTCCATCCGGGACCCGCTCCAGGGACGTGTGACCTCCGTTTTCTTGTGGATTTCAAGTTCCGGTCACCATTTTATTCACAGGTAATCAGTTAACTTGTACACTTTATATGTTTCTTTTGCACAAAAGTGTAACTTAGTTTGATGGGTGTGTTTTATACAACAGATGGCATCGGTGTTCTTTAAGGAGGTGTCTTCTCGACTGGTTGGTTCATTCTGTGACCGTTGTCGTTTGATTTATGGGCCTGGGGTTCCGGTCATTGAACAAAGGAGATGAACCATGACCCTGTGAATATATCTGCTAATTAATGTTTTTCATTATACTGCTTTGTCTTGTTAGTTTGTGTAAATATTGCAGTTTGTTTTCCTGTCATACAACAGGATTAGAATGTATGGTCACATTTCTAATTTTCTTGTATCTGTATATTGCTTTACTGCTAAGAAGGATGAAAAAACAGATGAAAAACAACTTATGGATCAGAAATCCGCTTATAAATAGACAAacctttttcccaaaaaaaaaaaaaaaaaaaaaaaacttgtaaatTGTTTCATACAACCTGAAACTGAATTACACAAACAAAAAATAGCTATCAGTGCACAAATAGGAGTTCAACAAAATTAAAGAACAAATATGTatttgatttttcctgtcacaAAATATGCTTTTATTCATTTATATCATGGTCTCATTTATCTCTGTCTACTTTGTAGCCCACAAAATAGGAAtattaaatgacaaaaatgagTAATATCTTATACTGATGGAATACAATCTCTATATGTTACAATGCAACATGGGTTGAATTATCAttatcaattatatatatatagcaccATGCAAAGAATTATCTGCAAATTGCTAGCTAAGTATAACCATATTACCAGAATGCCCTAGGCGTTTTGAGACGCAGCAGGAATAGGTGATGTGTATTTCTCTATAGCCGCTCTAATCCGCTCCTTATCTCGGGTAGGAAAAGCTTCCAATAGCATTCCATCTTTATAGAAATGAAAAAGAGGCACCGTCTGTGTATTATATCAAAATAAAT is from Helianthus annuus cultivar XRQ/B chromosome 9, HanXRQr2.0-SUNRISE, whole genome shotgun sequence and encodes:
- the LOC110879430 gene encoding cold-regulated protein 27: MTGNDVLVNDFVEQEESSIRDLRKDESSKWTNEKHSLYLKSIEALFVDQLYNSLDMQTYSSDEISTGKNQPDTCIASGQFKVLQRGCWSKKCFKREQSHLKDADRPQVSPSNHWIQHFTNGSLKRQTSTSMQDFVTDSRLHQETGCSNTEGTDQNFVEDAMSSRKRVRTSKIAHSTKDQVVPRCTLDATTKIADSYVCSKKKTK
- the LOC110879431 gene encoding coenzyme Q-binding protein COQ10 homolog, mitochondrial translates to MPSLASSSRAVRQLFTFKNGGRQLIKCPRNKPKPASYVQNRFFRSIAHVEPCSPSFQPVAGSHEVDSVCLQNTHLSSFVQRRGFLGCGDGDQGSTGVSKVHEEKHILGYSPEQMYAVVAAVDMYQDFLPWCRRSDIVKRHGDGSFDAELEIGFKFLVESYVSHVKLIKPKSIKTTSSQSNLFDHLINIWEFHPGPAPGTCDLRFLVDFKFRSPFYSQMASVFFKEVSSRLVGSFCDRCRLIYGPGVPVIEQRR